The Eurosta solidaginis isolate ZX-2024a chromosome 4, ASM4086904v1, whole genome shotgun sequence genome includes a window with the following:
- the tsg gene encoding protein twisted gastrulation, with protein sequence MCESQWLCAATKLLLILLAFSCQGATAGDASPEGCNEYVCGSIVSKCLLTQSCQCKLNNATCLQECLHCLGDLYAECCSCLKMCPKVKSPLNAAAPRSQFGVFEGLPELFETLTEDDDNWTVMRFQMRSSLRRHYGAGFGVSLAGAGSDVGGGGGGGGDAIDRQASQQKFQTSAIAAAAAATGSTTSTSAAAGAHANCTVLYLNECTTYHKCAQDCENMGANSYRWFHDGCCECVGANCVSFGLNESHCSACPEDEEDGAGEDYEDESQWTFGEEENNYN encoded by the coding sequence ATGTGCGAATCACAATGGTTATGCGCAGCTAcaaaacttttattaattttattagctTTTAGCTGTCAGGGCGCAACTGCCGGTGATGCCAGCCCTGAAGGTTGTAATGAATATGTTTGTGGTTCGATCGTTTCGAAATGTCTACTCACACAGAGCTGCCAATGTAAATTGAATAATGCAACTTGTTTACAAGAATGTCTACATTGTTTGGGCGATCTATATGCAGAATGTTGCAGTTGTTTGAAAATGTGTCCGAAAGTGAAAAGTCCACTAAATGCTGCTGCACCAAGATCACAATTTGGTGTCTTTGAAGGCTTACCTGAATTATTTGAAACACTCACCGAAGATGATGACAATTGGACTGTGATGCGATTTCAAATGCGTTCAAGCTTGAGGCGACATTATGGCGCCGGTTTTGGTGTTAGTCTCGCTGGTGCGGGAAGTgatgttggtggtggtggtggtggcggtggtGATGCTATTGATCGTCAAGCGTCacaacaaaaatttcaaacatcAGCAATCGCAGCAGCTGCAGCAGCGACGGGTTCAACGACGTCTACATCAGCGGCGGCAGGTGCGCATGCCAATTGCACCGTTCTCTATTTGAATGAATGCACCACATATCATAAATGTGCACAAGATTGTGAAAATATGGGTGCAAATAGTTATCGTTGGTTCCATGATGGATGCTGTGAATGCGTAGGGGCGAACTGTGTGAGTTTTGGTCTCAACGAAAGTCATTGCTCGGCGTGCCCAGAGGATGAAGAAGATGGTGCTGGTGAAGATTATGAGGATGAGTCGCAGTGGACATTTGGCGAAGAGGAAAACAATTATAATTAA